A genomic stretch from Primulina huaijiensis isolate GDHJ02 chromosome 14, ASM1229523v2, whole genome shotgun sequence includes:
- the LOC140957199 gene encoding calmodulin-7-like, producing MAEQLTGDQISEFKEAFSLFDKDGDGCITTKELGTVMRSLGQNPTEAELQDMINEVDADGNGTIDFPEFLNLMARKMKDTDSEEELKEAFRVFDKDQNGFISAAELRHVMTNLGEKLTDEEVDEMIREADVDGDGQINYEEFLKIMMAKMRKHRIEARRRELKGTTNEKSNGSKIRRTWERIHQCSIL from the exons ATGGCGGAACAGCTGACGGGCGATCAGATCTCGGAGTTCAAGGAAGCGTTCTCTCTGTTTGACAAAGATGGCGACG GTTGTATCACTACCAAGGAGCTCGGGACTGTAATGCGCTCCCTAGGACAAAACCCCACTGAGGCTGAACTTCAGGACATGATCAACGAGGTTGATGCTGATGGCAACGGGACTATTGACTTCCCTGAGTTCCTTAATCTGATGGCCCGAAAGATGAAGGATACAGATTCTGAAGAGGAGCTCAAGGAAGCATTCAGAGTTTTTGACAAGGACCAGAATGGCTTCATTTCTGCCGCTGAACTTCGCCATGTCATGACAAATCTTGGGGAGAAGCTCACTGACGAGGAGGTTGATGAGATGATCCGTGAGGCTGACGTGGATGGAGATGGGCAGATCAACTACGAAGAATTTTTGAAGATCATGATGGCCAA AATGCGAAAGCATAGGATCGAAGCAAGGAGACGGGAACTCAAAGGAACGACGAATGAAAAGAGCAATGGTAGCAAGATAAGGCGAACGTGGGAGAGGATTCACCAATGTTCTATCCTCTAA